In the genome of Coregonus clupeaformis isolate EN_2021a unplaced genomic scaffold, ASM2061545v1 scaf0549, whole genome shotgun sequence, the window gcgtcgtccagggtaggggagggaatggccggcagggatgtagctcagttgatagagcatggcgtttgcaacgccagggttgtgggtttcgattcccatggggggccagtataaaataaataaaataaaaatgtgtattcactaactgtaagtcgctctggataagagcgtctgctaaatgtaatgatgcaaaacgtAGCACCACAATACACAGTACCTCAAGATGATGACATGATTCAATATTTCTTCATTAGGAGCTGTGCATTTGGGTTGCTCAAATATATTTTCCCATATCATGGGAGACATAAAGCTTATTGATGAGTGGTTATTAAACTCTGACACCTAAAAATAAGTATTGAAAACTGAAAACCAACAAACAATTATATTCTGGCACCATCTACTGGAAATTTGAGAAATTAAAATAGTGTTTCTTCGAAAATATCTAGGTATTTTTCCTTATTTGTGTTGAAGAATATCAGATTGATGAAGTGTGTATCACTAAATAATGAAAATGGTGTAATAGTGTACTTAATTCGATTTTACACTTACCAGAAATATAAacgaaacatgcaacaatttcaaagattttactgagttacagttcatataagtaaatcagtcaattgaaataaatgcattaggccctaatctatggatttcacatgactggaaatacagatatgcttCTGTTGGTCGcagatacttaaaaaaaaaaagtaggggtgtggatcagaagaccagtcagcatctggtgtgaccacaatttgcctcatgcagcacggcacatctccttcgcatagagtttatcaggctgttgattgtggcctgtggaatgttgtcccactcctcatcTGTGcgtagttgctggatattggcgggaactggaacacgctgttgtacacgtcgatccagagcctCCCAAActcatgctcaatgggtgacatgtctggtgagtatgcagcccatggaagaactgggacattttcagattcctggaattgtgtacagatccttgcgacatggggccgtgcattatcatgctgaaacatgaggtgatggtggcggattaatggcacaacaatgggcctcaggatctcttcacagtatctctgtgcattcaaactgacattgataaaatgcaattgtgttcattgtctgtagtttatgcctgcccataccataagcccaccaccaccatgggacactctgttcacaacgttgacataagCAAaccgctgtctgccatctgcccggtacatttgaaaccaggattcatccgtgaataacacacttctccagcatgccagtggccatcgaaggtgagcatttgcccactgaagtcggttatgacgccaaactgcagtcaggtcaagaccctggtgaggatgacgagcacgcagatgagcttccctgagatggtttctgccagtttgtgcagaaagtcttcggttgtgcaaaccaacagtttcatcagctgtccaggtggctggtgtcagacgatcccgcaggtgaagaagctggttgtggaggtcctgggctggcgtggttacacgtggtcagcggttgtgaggccggttagacgtactgccaaattctgtaaaacgacgttggaggcggcttatggtagagaaattagcattaaattatttggcaacagctctggtggacattcctgcagtcagcatgccaattgcacgctccctcaaaacttgagacatctatggcattgttttgtgacaaaactgcacattttagagtggcctttaattgtccccagcacaaggtgcacctgtgtaatgatcatgctgtttattcagcttcttgatatgccccacctgtcaggtggatggattatcttggcaaagaagaaacgctcactaacagggatgtaaacaaatttgtaccaAAACAATTAGAGAACACTTTTAACTTTTcagagatcttttatttcagctcattaaacatgcgaccaacattttacatattgcgtttatattattGTTCAGTATATAGCTAAGATCTGTATGATATTATTATTAAGGTACTGTATTACATTTGTAAAGCGCTTTTCATTATACAGaataatctcaaagtgcataataaaaaataaaaataaactagaCAGGGAAACTGATACAAAGAACACCGCTGACACTACAAGGAACAAGGACACCAAGGAGCACCGCTATCAACATAAAGCCTTGCTAAAGAGAAAGGTCTTTAGGCCCACTTTTTAGGTCAGTTTGATGTAATTATAATCTGTCATCTGTTGTGAAAGAAGTACACACATATTTGAATATAATAAAATATGTATGTATTATTCATTCAACATTATTAAGGCATGTTTACGGACATTTGTATTATCACTGTCTGTGCTTAAAAGGCAATGTGCAAAATAACTTCCTATTATAATACAGTATTTACAAAATACGTATGTTatgagttgaaaaataaatacatactTAAAAAAATATGAATACAATGCATTTAAGACAATTAAATAACGTCACAACACTGAATCAGTGTTGAAGTTGTGTCCACGTAACACTAATTCTATACCCTTGTGAGAGGAAATGGCTAATAGTGCAGAGGTTTTCTAGGAACTGAAATTGCTGAGCCTGATACAAGGTGAAAAGGTGCTGCATTTCCGTAATGTTTACGTGATGTTCCCTTTGTTCTATGCTTCCTGTACAGAAACAACTATAACTATATAAAACAACATTTTATCAACGATATGTTCAAATCTGTCCTTATAGAATGATGCATTATTCTTACAGTGCTACACACTTATTTTGGTTTGCAACTCATTTTCAGTACAACTGATTCGCTCCCACATGCTTCTAACTTCTTATTTCTAAGAAATAATGACAGAAATCACTTTCTAAATTACTAGTAATTTAACAGACTGAGCGACTCTAATTTGAACCATTACATTTGACCTACAGTATGAGGTATGGGGAGTTTCTGGTTTGACAGCTGTAAACCACATACAGGTCACAATTCTATTTTTTCATTTTGGGTAACATGTCTGAGTTACAGTATTGCACTAATGCTGTACTGTACAGCATTGTAATCTGTACCATGTCAATTTACTTGGACCAGTCCATCATTTCCAAGCATTTCAACAAACTGGCTGTTACGGAGACAGACCTCTACAGACCATTACCGGACTCATTTCCCATTATGCTTTATATCATGTCTGATGACTCAGTCCTGTGAAgcattgttgttgttgatgactTTCCTCTTGCGCAATGACACCAGGTCGTAGAAGGGGTCCTTGGTGATACTTGCTctgagggaaagacagagagaaaaataagCCAAGTGTCCAAATCATCATCAAGTTCACTTCATCCCATTGATTGCCAGGTGTGGCCTGGTGCCAGCATTACAAGCCAAGTCATTTGTGAAGTGTATATGTGTAGTACAGGTATGTGTTAAGCCTGGGTTGAGGTATCTGACCTGATGGAGCCTATCCAGTCATCTCTCTCATCTGCTGTGGCGGCACTCATCCTGTAGGACTGGTGTTTCCCCTGCACCACCCTGCCTCCGTTCTCTGTCTTGCACGCCTTGATCTTCTGCCCTCTGGGGTTGTAGATCTCAAGACAATTCTGCTCACAAAgaagcacacacatgcatacaaatgTTCACAAAACACACACCCAAGCCAAATTAATTTTTTCCAAAAAAGAAATGATCCCATAGTGTATTGGTCTAATTACTCCTAATCTTCCAGTTAAACCCTTCCTTCCTCATACAGAACTGATACTATGAGTCATACAGTGCCGTGACAGCTAAGAGAGTAGCTATGAGACTGAAACATCATAGAACAGGTGGCACTGCCATAAACCTCAGAAAGAAATATGCAGTCAGTGGAATACACAGTACCTGTTTGATTGAGTCTTCTATCTCTCTTACACAGAGGTTCTCAAGGGGAATGATCCCTATGGGGTCTTTATcctgagggaggaggagagatggtttGGTCAAGGACTATAATTTAGCAGTAACTACTACCATCTTTTATCCTAAATTCCATTACTGGAAAACCCTATGACAAAGTTGGGGGTATAGCATACTCACTGTGGTATACTCAAAGTAGTACAGACAGCTGTCTGTCAAAATAAACCACCGCCTCTTCCATGTTTTCACCCTTCCTCCTGCAGAGAGGAAAAGTTAACATTTCATTACACAAATGAAAAGTTTAATCAGACAATTCTACATCCAACACGCGCCATAAAGGAAATCAGATCATTGTGTGGTTGTAATGACTACTCAGGGAGAAAAACAGGAGCTGAGGCGAAGAGGCGtttcaaggtgttgaaagcagtcaGTGCAGTATCAGTTCATTGAAGGGTCCGGGTTTTTTGGAGTTTTGAATAGATGTTGGCGTGGCCCACTTGTTCAAGGGTCGCTaggatcagaggaagagggaaacagTTCTTGACCGTAACGTCATTCAgggaacggtaatcaatacatggacgAAGACCACCGTACTTTTTtccaacgaagaagaagctggacgcAGCCGGAGAAGAATGATGAATTACTCAAACGGTTTAATTCGTCCatgtagttctccattgcctcattttccgGGATAGGTAGGGGGTAAACACGGCCCTTCGGTGGGGACACTCCAGGGAGTAAGTCAATAGCACAGTCCTCTGGGCAATGTGGTGGCGGAGTGGAGGCCTTGATTTTTgctgaagacattgctgtactgggcgtattcagatggtatggtgggtggcactgcagaggcagagtcctcaatggtggtggctctgcagggtaggctgagacaactggtgaagcaggtagaagaccaggacagtagttcaccttgtcGCCACGAGATGGCAGGGTTGTGACAACAAAGCCATGGGTGTCCGAGGATGAGTGGCTGTTTGGGGGATGAGAGTTCCATGAGTTTAATGGTTTCggtgtggaagactccaatctggagggtAACGCTCGGTGTCAGGTGAGTAATGAAGCCCGTGCCCAATGGCTGCCCGTCTGGGTGTTAATCCTTTAAGGAGGGGTGACATGTGTAagatcaatgtcaagctcttgtactagctggtgatcAATAAAACTACCTGCTGCTCCCGAATCTAGCAAGCCCTCTACGTACTTCGTAACCCCCTTCACGGTTATTaatactgggatggagaattgcttctgggAGATATTTAGAAATACGGACCCGCCTACCTGCATGGCAGCGGagggacccttctcatctctccatggggggcgaacagggcaatggctgagtagatgatctttccctccacagtataggcagagccCTTCTTGGATCCGCCTTTGACGTTCGATACATGGGAGAGGAGCATGACCCAACTGCATGGGCTCTGGAAGACTCAGACGggatcatggaaagagaaggtttcgggttcctgggtggcagagttcTTCGGCGGTCGGTGATGAGGTGGTCGATGGAGCTGGACATACGAATAtattgatttaaatcctgaaggtagacggtaagtaaagcagcctcactccatccactccctgcagACATGGTGCGGAACTCGAGGGCACACACGGCAGCTGAATTGCGTCCTTGTTGAAGGTCTATGAGGAGGTCCCCTATAGGACGACCGGAAATAGAGTGatcgaatacctctttgaagagggtgtggaaatgggtctcggatccgagttctgtgctgttggcagtccatatggcggtggcccaatccagggctttgactgtgagtagagacacaacaaaatccatcctgctcttgtcggtggcgaagttagtggggttgtgctcaatgtatttgctgcattgcatcagaaatccctgacatttcccaggtgaaccgtcatattttccaggcatggatatgaatgaaggagggCTATGGGTTACGATACCTGGCATCGGAGGAGTAGAGATAGGCTGGCAGAGAAGATGGCCGATTACCTCCATACGCTCCTCTTGCCAGGTTAGGCGCCACTGTAGCTCCGCTGAATCCATTCCGTTTTtggtgaggtattctgtaatgaatactcagggagaaaggtgtagattcacgcgcagagcccggcaggtgtttattacgcagagcgcggcaggtgtttatcacgccttcgcagaaggcaggaatcgtggtcacaggcagggaatggtcatacacaggtaggcaaacaggcaggtgaaacaaaactaggactgaaggctaaaactggttctcacaaacaagctaggaaaaggcttagtagagtcaaaacgaacaatacctcacaaagcacaaacagaaagaactgaactaaataaggagctgatgagaccaggtgagtaactaacacaggtgaaatcaaggaacaaaaatgaaagacagggctacgttcaagaacacaaagaaacagggctacgttcaagaacacaatgtgaactaagaaaataaatacagaaccttacagtggTAAGCTTATTTTTAATGCTTGGTAATGGCACAATGATAAGACAATTCTCTCAGCTAGTGATATTGCTAATCATCTCACCCATTTTGAGCAGCCAACCCTCTCTGTCCGGGTTGAAGAAGGTGTGTGTGAGGTCGTTCCCATCATCCTCTGGGATTTTGAATGGCTCGTTCCGAATGCTCTCATAGAGTTTCTGGATTTAATGAGGTAGTATATGAGAGTTAACTACAGCTACAGACAATAACAACCAAATACGAGTCACATTCTGAGAGTGGAGTTAactcctgacctctgacccctaaggCCTCACCATGAGCAGGTCATTGGGCAGGTCACCCCCGTTGTTGATGCCTCTGTTCATACTGAAGAAGCACTCCAGAGTGGGCTTGTCCTTCACGTTGGGGTTATGGAGACTGGTATTCAGCATGATGACGGCAAAGGACAGGATGTAGCAGGTGTCTGTTTGAAACACCCACACATTTTATTACTGTTGGGTCAATTATATTTATTTGCATCCTTAATCAGCCTCACTTTTGAGAAATGATTTGAATATGCCTCAAAATGTACTCCTCAACCCCCTCCCCATCTGTCTTGCTGATCTGTCAGTGTTGGGAGTCAGCAGcatggtagaggaggctggtgcctgtgcagtacagtactgtacagtacctGTTGACTGGAAGACCCCTGCATTACAGTCACAGTAGCGTGTAGCGAATGCCTCCATCATCCTATCAATCTTCTGGGCTTCTCCAGGGAGACGGAAACTCCACAGGAACTGCCTACAGGGATGAGCCAGGGAACAGACAGGGATCAGACAGGATTTACTCTGGAAATGAATATCTTTCAAAGGCTAATAATGAGAATATGTTGATATGAGTGTAAAAGCTGTACCAGTGTAGTGCAGAACTAACCTCAGTGCCTGCACCAGATTCAGGTCGGAGAACTCATGAAGTTCTACAAAGGCTTTCAGAGTTTGAAGGTGCATTTCCTCCCTGCATGAACACAAACAAGAGGCAAATCAGTGAGATGGAGATGATTGAGATAATG includes:
- the LOC121568924 gene encoding cytohesin-3-like isoform X2, yielding MKPQSLSNTSNMGSQRKDSFLWGKASTMLSSVERQEIDTMKLHKSDLLDDIQKLRLEIDSVMTEIHNIEADEENKNVVRNKRFLCGKKKFNMDPKKGIQYLVDNDLLEWTAEAVAEFLYKEEGLNKTAIGNFLGEREEMHLQTLKAFVELHEFSDLNLVQALRQFLWSFRLPGEAQKIDRMMEAFATRYCDCNAGVFQSTDTCYILSFAVIMLNTSLHNPNVKDKPTLECFFSMNRGINNGGDLPNDLLMKLYESIRNEPFKIPEDDGNDLTHTFFNPDREGWLLKMGGRVKTWKRRWFILTDSCLYYFEYTTDKDPIGIIPLENLCVREIEDSIKQNCLEIYNPRGQKIKACKTENGGRVVQGKHQSYRMSAATADERDDWIGSIRASITKDPFYDLVSLRKRKVINNNNASQD
- the LOC121568924 gene encoding cytohesin-3-like isoform X1 encodes the protein MQYFNTDTFPVQPQSLSNTSNMGSQRKDSFLWGKASTMLSSVERQEIDTMKLHKSDLLDDIQKLRLEIDSVMTEIHNIEADEENKNVVRNKRFLCGKKKFNMDPKKGIQYLVDNDLLEWTAEAVAEFLYKEEGLNKTAIGNFLGEREEMHLQTLKAFVELHEFSDLNLVQALRQFLWSFRLPGEAQKIDRMMEAFATRYCDCNAGVFQSTDTCYILSFAVIMLNTSLHNPNVKDKPTLECFFSMNRGINNGGDLPNDLLMKLYESIRNEPFKIPEDDGNDLTHTFFNPDREGWLLKMGGRVKTWKRRWFILTDSCLYYFEYTTDKDPIGIIPLENLCVREIEDSIKQNCLEIYNPRGQKIKACKTENGGRVVQGKHQSYRMSAATADERDDWIGSIRASITKDPFYDLVSLRKRKVINNNNASQD